In the Pseudorasbora parva isolate DD20220531a chromosome 5, ASM2467924v1, whole genome shotgun sequence genome, TAACAGTTAGACTGTTGAAGCCCATTTTTATGATGCCTTGGCTCCTTTAAATCCAACAGGTGAAACTGCTTTCTAGACTTTGCACTTGCTCTGTAAGGATTTCAGGCttttaatagtattttttttaacaacaacaacaaaaacgttGTAATCAAACTATTTTAGTCGTCctagaaatttttttttttattattattattgaatagaCATGTAAATATTAGTGGCAACAATAATTTTGCAGGCACAGTGTATGTTGTAGAGAAATAGTTTTATTGAAAATTAGTACCAGGAGTCCATGATACGCCTCATACTCATGAATCTCATGCCACCCATATTGCTGAAGCTCCTGTACTCTCCAGGCCTGAAGTACCACATCCTGCCTCTGTAGTGGGGCTGCTCATACATGAGCCAGTGGCCGTCCATCACATGACAGGACTGGCAGTGAGACATGTGGTAACGGTCCATGATGCTGTCACAGTCATCCATCATCTCGTACATCTGACCCATGAAGTTCTCCCTCTCGTAGATCCTCATTCTGTAGGATCCTCTGTGCTGTTATGAAAAAGAAGTTAGGCATTATTTAGCAAGTGGATAAGAATCAATAGGAAACGTAAAACAAAATTTAGAACAAGTTCATGGGTGTGGGAAGTAGGAGTTACTGCAGCAAATGCAAATGTTGCATGATACGGATATTTTTGTTCATGTATTATTTTTAGCATTTAGtaatgtatttgtaataaacacTTGAAATGggctaatacatttttttatttctatgttgaattatgtttttaaaaacatgcacGCAGAGTGTAACGTCATATTTTCAACAAATTCGTCCACTGTTTTTTGTGTTCCTTTAAATTTCCTGTCACTGTGCAGGCTTTTTTATGGGATATAAAAAGCTTTCATTAAAAGGCTTAATGTATGTTCCATAAACAAGTCGGTTGCTTTACAATTGCAAGCAGTatcaataatgttaaaaaagtgATGTGCAGTCAAATGTCCTGTGTATGCTATTTAAACGAGTGTCCTCACAGATACGCTTTTAGACTcaatatttggtaacactttattttaagattcagttattaactattaactagttgcttattagcatgaatattactaggatattggctgtttattagtacttataaagcacatattaatgctttattctgcatgaccttattctacatcccttaatcctacccaatacctaaacttaaatgctacaaaaaaataccttactaactattaataagcagtaaattaggagttagTTGaagcaaaagtcgtagttaatagtgaatgtgtgttccccatactaaagtgttacccaatatTTTTTTAGACTCAATATTGTTTCTTATTCAGATTTGCTGAACATTGCTCCTCTAACCTAGAACATCTTTCTTTGCCAATAACATCACAGATTTTTGAGCTCACCATGGGGATCATGCGGCAGGACCTGATCCAGCTGCTCATTCCAAACATAGACATGTAATCAGCATACTCGCCCCTTCTGAAGAAATACCCATTTCCCATATAGTTGGGATTATCATACATCATCCAGCATCCGCTCTCCACTCTGCAAGAGTGACAGCGGCTCAGGTAGGAGGAGAAGTCAGCACAGTCGCTGGTACAATTGTAAGAGCGACCCTGGAAATTTCTCTCCTCATAAAAGGTGACCTGAAAATTCATAGTTAATCTCTTAGTGATTTTAAGTGAGTAAAACAccacattaaaataatttgacgGAAATTGTTTGGAAAGGGAGCTGGAGTAAAGTTTACCTTCATGGTTGCGCTGGCTGATTGTCAGTAGTTCCACAAAGGAGAAGCTGAAGCTGATTCTGCTTGTTGACTGACTGCTGTCACCCCTACCTTTATACTAGACCAAGACTAAAGACTACACAGCACCTATTGTTAGTCAGTTCCTGACTGTGCAAGTTATAATAGAGAGCATTCTAGCTAAAGCTTGGTATGTAGATAGTCCTTACATTTTCAGGAATACAGCATTTCTTAAGTTTCTaaatttctatttttttctaaaggtttttaattttctaattgtctaaaatgaaaataaaataaattgaaatatgGAACactaagcaaatatttaaccctcTGAAGTTTGAGCGGTTTTGGTGCCCTCTAGAAGTTATGATACACTTACATTTGTGCTTTTTCAGTTGTGTTTTAGTAAACACATTAATGGCAAAAGTGTCATTACACTATTCAGCGCAAACTGGACTAccataatacaataatgcaagCCACTGAATTTAGTCCACAAAAAACTGTGGATTTGTGTCCATAAAACTTCTGACTAATGGGTGTTGTCAGAGTTTTTGCTTCAAACTGATTTTTGTGCCCAATCATtaactttaaaatgtgtattgattaaaatgttaaaaaacacCTTTTCTTTACAAAGGCTGTATGCAAAGGGGTGTGAATGATCACAAATAATAGTGTGATAgtgtgaaaaaataataataatgaactgTATAATGTCAGGTATTTGACTGAGGGAGCTAAAGCTTTGgttatacaaaacaaaattaagtTTAACAGTCAATGTTACAGAAAGGTAAATCACCTGACCCTGATGGAATTCCTCCAAAACTCTACCTAGTTATCTTGGACATTGTTGGTCCCTTAATTTTGAAGTCCATGAATTATGCCATTGATCATGGTACACTTCACAGAGACCAAAATGTAGGCCTCATTACTATATTGCTTAAAAAAGATAAAGATCCATTAAGTTGCTCTAGTTATCACCCAATTTCTTTGATTTCAGCTGACGTAAAGATTCTAGCTAAAGCATTGGGAGCCATACATTGCCAATCTGATCCCTTATTACCAGACTGGCTTTTTGAAGGGTCATCTAGCggctagtgttgtcacgataccacaTTTTTGACTTCGATatgataccagactaaaatacctcgataccgatactaaatcgataccacggtaaaaaacaaacagaaaacaggTAATAggaataatatgacaacagaacttttttttactaaaaattcacttggccagcatgttcctgccctggtttCTGACTATTCCCTTCtgttattgctataataactgcATGCTAATGTGACGATCTTTACAGAGATCAtcattatcaatcatgttatcatttactaacctttcacttctcaacaggttgggatgaccaaaatcttattttatgataggagtaattttatattttctaaatgtaatcttataattataataGCCTATAGATTTTTATtgtatctgtttttaaaaataagcaaaaaaatgcaaattacaaacaatatgacaaaaacagtgctttatttttcagcttcattaggtctatttaacagtagcaagtcaagaaagaaattaaataatcaaatataaaactgcttacttagtcttcactctataattAAACTATAGACTTATTCTTAACAAATAGgctatattttagttatttagccaaaaaagtggtggttttctatttttcattgtttgcttaacattaatcacagaatattaggtctgtCTTAAGACCTGCACTGATCTAATTACCTCAGCTGTATACGTTCACTAAAGACATTTCCAACTGTTTTTACCTGAATACTCCCCAGACCATGCATTTTTACAAAagtttgaccattcaaacccaaataataATCCGCGAAAGAACTGAATGGCGATCGCTTGTCTGTTGTCTGAAAGGCGTGTACGTGCGCTTCAGGTTAGAGTCCCGCACGTCCCGCACCACGCTTTTTCTTCTCATGCGCGCATATTTCTGTTGCGTTCTCTGTCATGCGCTGCGCGTTGTGGGAATATCAATATTATCTGTACTGCCCCttttattttactttcactttgaCACCTCCTTCCCAAACCATACTCTTCACAGGATTGGAGGAGAGGAAAATTAATGAATTGAGTACATGTATATAAGGGCCGGGTTAAACAAGTTGAAAGGAATGTCCGACTGACGAGTAACCTTGTTCTCATTGGAGGCAGTCATTGCGGGTGGAACGTGTGCATTTCCGGGAATCGTGAGGAGGAGGTGGGGCTACCAGGTTAGCCTCACGACAGTTGTCTCTTGGCCTGTGTGTGAAATACTCTGTCAAGTTTTGAATGGGACGGTGGTCTGTACCGTACTCCTAATTTCGGTGGCTTGTCGGAGAAAGAATTAAAGTCAAGAGCAAGACGGACTGACGCTGACGATGTCCCAGGGTCACTCTTAACCACCCGTGCTGCCAACCTGGGTCAGTGTTACATTCCCAAGAGACGCATTCAATCATTACATatccctgacacacacacacacactcacacatcacATCCAGCACTCCATACCACAGATTTAACAAGTGTTGATTTGTCTgactatattttttttcttcttttctttaattatattattaacgTGATTTAAAGAGTACGGAtacttgtttattttgttagtgttttttttctctcctttttttttatttaaagaaaattgTGGTTATCAAAAATActttctaatcttattaaagaAAGTTGTATCCATTATTTATGTGAGTGTagtttttcgttttttttgtatgtatgGTTTGTTTTGCTGTCCGCGATGGTAAATCTTTGACAAGTATATACTTGTCTGGCGCCCGAACATTATTGCTTgctaatatatacatattttttgttgttgaggtTTTGGGACTGCGAGTCGACTTAACCCAGTTGTCAGCCAAAAAGCATCATCGTTACAGTGGTCTGGCGGTTAGCGCTCTTACCACCCACGCTGgcgacccgggttcgattctcgcctctgaagatttttttttgttttgttaaaattgTTATAGTGTTGGGCGACCACCGTTACAGAAGTGGCGCCCGAACAGGGACATGAACTTTATGTGAACTCTACACTAAATATGAACACTTGAAATTTGTGACTGTGAAaaacttttttgaaaatgtatggACTGTGAAACTGCTTGATGTAAATTGATGAATAACTGACCCCTTGGGGAAAAAAGACATCCATGTGGTagctcttttttctttttgttttctttattttgagtgaacatttaaatgctgtgtttttggAAATTGTGAAGTGTATTTGAGTGATCTTAGTATTTTGGGTCATCTGCTGTTGAATATGtatctgttgtttttttttcttctcagagATGTTTGGGGAAATTTTCTAAACTGACTTGAGCATGTTGATTTTGTCATTGTACTAAGCCTTGTCTCAAATAcattatctttatttatttattttttccttccCCCACTATTTGCACTACACTCAAACATTACTTGACATGGCCAATACCCCTCCCCCCCATTCCACTTATGTGGACATTGATGCACCAGATGCACCCAACATTGCCACTCCAATCTGGCCACCTCTTGTACAATCTCAGATCCTTCCTGGGCTTCCTCTGCGTGAGCCGACCCTGTATAACATTTCCACTCCACCCAGCTTCACTTATCCTGGAACCCAGGTGCGGATGTTCACCCCTGCTCTAGGAGGCAGCACCCCAGTGCAACCCCTCACTTGGGCCCCAGAATCTGACCACATGCAACTTTGTACATCCCCTGATGTTACCGCTCCTTCCTCAATGGATCAGCATGATCTGCCCGGCATCCTGCCAACCCCTGGTAGGGGAATTCACCATTTCACTGCTCAGGTACAAGGTAACTGGAATGATCTGAGGACGTTCATGGAAAAACAGGAGAAAACTGTAAATGATCTTACCCAGGCACTGAAGGCCTCTTCTTCACACCGCGAGAGCCAGATCAATGATCTTTCAGCCAAGGTGGAGACCAACAAGCAAGAGGTTCTTACTCTACTGACTGCATCTAAACAACAAGAGGCAGCTGAGGCCGACCAATTGGTTAAAGCAAtgaaacggctcgggttatgtatataacccttgttccctgagagggaacgagcactgcgtcgaaacgctttggggatgctccctaagcatcagcgaatctgaagcctgaataaacactagtccaatccgattggtcgtgcgtgatgacgtcattgtgacggcgtacccggaagtataaaaggggagccggcgcataatggcggcagttcttgctctgaagcatgcgctccaggcgtgccgaggtgtggcggtacgacgcagtgctcgttccctctcagggaacaagggttatatacataacccgagccgttcccttatcgagggaacttcccactgcgtcgaaacgctttggggaacgagtacccactaggccacaccgagggtagcgcctgtcctagtgtgaagccggaaaccgggcacaactagggttggagcaccctcgcgccaggcgtcgcagggagatccaggctataaaacctgataaaagtgtgtggagtagcccaccccgccgcctcgcagatatcctgcagggggaccccagaaaggagggccaccgaagaggccatgcctctggtggaatgtgccctcacggctacaggtgaaggcaaactgcgcacctggtaagccatggttattgcctggactatccagttactgatagtctgggtagacgcaggcaaccccttcttgggtgagccaaaacacaccaacaattgttgcgatctcctccactgtgcggacttcgccagatacaccctgagtgccctgaccgggcagagtaggtgaagcctcccctcttccgccgtcacgtgaggcggaggatgaaatgcctgcagaaccaaagacctgaccacccttgatgggaccttgggcacatagcccGGCCTAGGGTGCAAGATGGCCTTtactccacccggggcaaactccaggcaagtcggcgttactgccaaggcctggagatccccTACTCTCCTTAGAGAGGTAATGGCGAGTAGAAAGgccaccttaagggtcagattcttaggttctgctgactctagtggctcgaagggggcctcagccaatccctcgagaaccactgccaggtcccaggttggaactctggactgagccacaggcctcatcctccgagccccacggaggaactgtacaaccagctggtgcctacccaaaggcccatcacccagaggagtgtggaaagccgcaatggcagccacgtacaccttgagtgtggacggggttaggcccgcagagaagcgatcttggaggaactccagcactgaagccactgggcagttaactgggtcctccTCACGCCTCCTGCACCAAGTGGAAaatacattccacttgaggctgtacagtctccttgtggacggagccctggagctgagtaaggtctctaccacctctgccgacaggccagcctctaggtacctggccccctcaggggccaaacCCAAAGGTTCCATATCTCCGGCCGGGGGTGGAAAATCGAccccgccgcctgagacaggagatccctcctcagaggaatctgccatggatgacctgccagcagggctatgatatccgagaaccaaactcgcgtcggccaacggg is a window encoding:
- the LOC137075300 gene encoding gamma-crystallin M2-like gives rise to the protein MNFQVTFYEERNFQGRSYNCTSDCADFSSYLSRCHSCRVESGCWMMYDNPNYMGNGYFFRRGEYADYMSMFGMSSWIRSCRMIPMHRGSYRMRIYERENFMGQMYEMMDDCDSIMDRYHMSHCQSCHVMDGHWLMYEQPHYRGRMWYFRPGEYRSFSNMGGMRFMSMRRIMDSWY